Proteins encoded within one genomic window of Oscillospiraceae bacterium:
- a CDS encoding sigma-70 family RNA polymerase sigma factor gives MSDEQIIALYWERSETAIGETAAVYGRYCHKIAMNILANNEDADECVNDTYARAWNAIPPERPNKLSAFLGKITRNLALHVWEKRQAEKRGGGQFDVVLSELEEVLSDDGSSVERQIEVESMTEVLNRFLAAQSDVNRRLFVRRYWHTDSLAEIAADFGTSVSKAKSILFRMRKNLKIHLESEGIIV, from the coding sequence GTGAGCGATGAGCAGATCATAGCTCTGTATTGGGAGCGGTCGGAGACGGCGATTGGCGAAACGGCGGCGGTCTACGGCAGGTACTGCCACAAAATTGCGATGAACATCCTCGCGAACAACGAGGACGCGGACGAGTGCGTCAACGATACCTACGCCCGCGCTTGGAATGCCATCCCTCCCGAACGCCCCAATAAGCTGTCGGCATTTCTTGGCAAGATAACGCGTAATCTGGCTCTGCACGTTTGGGAAAAGCGTCAAGCGGAGAAGCGCGGCGGCGGCCAGTTTGACGTTGTGCTGTCGGAACTGGAAGAAGTGCTGTCTGACGACGGTTCGAGCGTGGAGCGGCAGATTGAAGTGGAAAGCATGACCGAGGTTCTCAATCGCTTTCTTGCTGCGCAGTCTGACGTGAACAGACGGCTGTTTGTGCGCCGTTACTGGCATACAGACAGCCTGGCGGAAATCGCCGCCGACTTTGGAACGTCTGTAAGCAAAGCCAAATCAATACTCTTTCGGATGCGGAAGAACCTGAAAATTCACCTGGAAAGCGAGGGCATTATCGTATGA
- a CDS encoding TetR/AcrR family transcriptional regulator yields the protein MRYSKGVETRGSIICAATELFYEVGYQATTVRQIFERANTNLGLMKYYFNSKAEMAQIVYRKVRDGFDSLIDVSDLRPDTADMFLFSSALELYLCLKSRPYGRFYCEISGESAVRTRIEGIIAEVLMKYALAKGTSPDAYVILACTSIAAIKPAIVGYVTGCPPEQAIPTEACLHYYLQQQLHFLGEDIARSAFFVDLLKRYYIAVADNFTPVMVKTS from the coding sequence GTGCGATACAGCAAGGGCGTCGAGACCCGAGGCAGCATCATCTGCGCCGCCACCGAGCTCTTCTATGAGGTCGGCTATCAGGCGACGACGGTCCGCCAAATCTTCGAACGGGCCAACACCAACCTGGGTCTCATGAAATACTATTTCAACAGCAAGGCCGAGATGGCACAGATCGTCTACCGCAAAGTGCGCGACGGTTTCGACAGCCTCATCGACGTCTCCGACCTGCGGCCGGACACGGCGGACATGTTTCTGTTTTCCAGCGCGCTGGAGCTCTATCTCTGCCTAAAGAGCAGGCCCTACGGCCGCTTTTATTGCGAGATCTCCGGAGAGTCGGCGGTCCGCACGCGCATCGAGGGCATCATCGCCGAGGTCCTGATGAAGTACGCACTGGCCAAAGGGACGTCCCCAGACGCCTACGTGATCTTGGCCTGCACCTCCATCGCGGCCATCAAACCGGCAATCGTCGGCTACGTGACCGGCTGCCCCCCCGAGCAGGCGATCCCCACAGAGGCGTGTCTGCACTACTATTTGCAGCAGCAGCTCCACTTTCTCGGTGAAGACATCGCCCGCTCCGCCTTCTTTGTCGATCTGCTGAAACGCTATTACATCGCCGTCGCGGACAACTTCACCCCCGTGATGGTGAAGACGTCGTAA
- a CDS encoding D-2-hydroxyacid dehydrogenase, with protein MKAVILLSKSTSVDITPEELTVEWQKLSAIDGVEFSFLPYDRRPTGREMSERVPADTEALFGVWIQAEYLNEDFFARHPKLRYVATLAHGYGEIDFEMARRRGVTITNTAYGDTTIAEYAFALLLALCHRVELHSDYVKNTRWWEPDAPKYMYSLTPRIELHGKTFGILGLGKIGLCAARIAQGFGMRVISHSLYVQEGSVFQDIEQVSLAELYARVDVLSVHVPLTAQTRGMLNRAAFAAMRDGVLLLNTARGQLICEPDLIEALKSGKVGGAGLDVLCEEPPAGPNELLTFPNVLVTGHIAWLPKTSRMRQVSLAIDNFKAYLADRPVSVVDGTF; from the coding sequence GTGAAAGCTGTGATTTTGTTGTCAAAATCTACCAGCGTCGACATCACACCGGAGGAACTAACAGTTGAGTGGCAAAAACTCTCTGCGATTGACGGCGTGGAATTTTCGTTTCTCCCCTACGACCGCCGTCCCACCGGGCGGGAGATGAGCGAGCGTGTTCCGGCGGACACGGAGGCGCTCTTCGGCGTGTGGATCCAAGCGGAGTATTTGAACGAAGACTTTTTCGCGCGCCATCCGAAGCTCCGCTACGTCGCCACGCTGGCGCATGGGTACGGCGAGATCGACTTTGAGATGGCGCGCCGGCGCGGCGTCACGATCACAAACACCGCCTACGGCGACACAACAATCGCCGAATATGCCTTTGCGCTGCTGCTTGCTCTCTGTCACCGTGTGGAACTGCACAGCGACTATGTGAAAAACACACGCTGGTGGGAACCGGACGCGCCGAAATACATGTACTCGCTGACCCCGCGGATCGAACTGCACGGCAAGACCTTCGGCATCCTCGGTCTGGGCAAGATCGGCCTATGCGCCGCGCGCATTGCGCAGGGCTTCGGCATGAGAGTAATTTCCCACTCCCTCTACGTACAGGAGGGATCCGTGTTTCAGGATATCGAGCAAGTGTCGCTCGCGGAACTGTACGCGCGGGTGGACGTTCTCTCCGTCCACGTCCCGCTGACAGCGCAGACCCGCGGTATGTTGAACCGGGCGGCCTTTGCCGCAATGCGCGACGGCGTACTGCTGTTGAACACCGCCCGCGGACAACTGATCTGCGAGCCGGATCTCATTGAGGCCCTGAAGAGCGGCAAGGTGGGGGGCGCGGGGCTGGATGTGCTCTGCGAGGAACCGCCCGCCGGGCCAAACGAGCTGCTGACCTTCCCCAATGTCCTCGTCACCGGGCACATTGCCTGGCTGCCAAAGACCTCGCGGATGCGTCAGGTCTCACTGGCGATCGACAACTTCAAGGCCTATCTCGCGGACCGGCCTGTCAGCGTCGTGGACGGGACGTTTTGA
- a CDS encoding MATE family efflux transporter produces the protein MTSEERTRRLGSARLIPLILAMSAPAICGNLSNALYSIISRAFLGKFVSRAALGAIGLIFPLNNLIAALSVMVTIGGAALISLSLGAGDRKRADAAFTNILTFSAAASAAISLIYFLFAEQLVHLCGADETSALFVPAVQYLRISAFGHIFQVVNQTAASAIRAEGNTLYSMVVSVLGNFVNVGLGALFIVLFGWGVRGAALATLFSQCIGAVCSLSYFVRKKSVVRWCGLQALAWRPVGRVLSMGLAPAIFQGLSFFTNLLINNALMRHAPAVLGAGGGDLAIAAVSVIATAENVALMIIMGMNNGISSIIGYNYGAKNYPRVRRTSLVGQALASAAAAAVWALMMFAPSLLFSLFSSSGDVAILAYGAMAVRKSKLFMLFVGFQTLSSMYYSAIGKPRVATFISICRNGLFLIPALLVLPQFFGLDGVLYSTAVSDVCSVAVVGVIYLAGMRDLRRKARGLPEDSQAPAAAKQMGM, from the coding sequence ATGACATCGGAAGAGAGAACACGGCGGTTGGGCAGCGCACGCCTCATTCCCCTGATCCTGGCGATGTCCGCGCCGGCCATCTGCGGCAACCTAAGCAACGCGCTCTACAGCATCATCTCCCGCGCGTTTTTGGGAAAATTTGTAAGCCGTGCCGCATTGGGGGCCATCGGGCTGATCTTTCCGCTCAACAATCTGATAGCGGCGCTCTCCGTCATGGTCACGATCGGCGGCGCCGCGCTGATCTCCCTCTCGCTGGGGGCGGGGGACCGCAAGCGGGCCGACGCCGCCTTTACCAATATTTTGACCTTCTCCGCCGCCGCCTCGGCCGCAATTTCGCTCATATATTTTCTGTTTGCCGAGCAGCTTGTGCATCTCTGCGGGGCGGACGAGACCAGCGCCCTGTTCGTGCCGGCGGTGCAGTACCTTCGGATCTCCGCGTTCGGACATATCTTTCAAGTGGTGAACCAGACCGCGGCCTCCGCCATCCGGGCGGAGGGGAATACGCTCTACTCCATGGTCGTCTCCGTGCTGGGGAACTTTGTCAATGTGGGGCTCGGTGCGCTGTTCATTGTCCTTTTCGGGTGGGGTGTGCGGGGTGCGGCCCTCGCGACGCTGTTCTCACAGTGTATCGGCGCCGTGTGCAGCCTCTCCTATTTTGTCCGCAAAAAGAGCGTCGTGCGCTGGTGCGGCCTGCAGGCGCTGGCGTGGCGGCCAGTTGGGCGGGTGCTCTCGATGGGGCTTGCGCCAGCCATCTTCCAGGGGCTCAGCTTCTTCACAAACCTGCTCATCAACAACGCGCTGATGCGTCACGCCCCGGCGGTGCTGGGCGCTGGAGGCGGCGATTTGGCCATTGCCGCGGTGTCCGTCATCGCCACGGCGGAAAACGTCGCGCTGATGATCATCATGGGGATGAACAACGGTATCTCCTCCATCATCGGTTATAACTACGGGGCGAAAAATTATCCCAGGGTGCGCAGGACATCCCTTGTGGGTCAGGCGCTGGCCAGCGCGGCCGCGGCGGCGGTTTGGGCGCTGATGATGTTCGCGCCCTCGCTGCTGTTTTCTCTGTTTAGCAGCAGCGGCGACGTCGCCATTTTGGCTTACGGCGCGATGGCTGTTCGCAAGAGTAAGCTGTTTATGCTGTTTGTAGGATTTCAAACCCTTTCCTCCATGTACTATTCGGCCATTGGAAAGCCCCGTGTCGCCACTTTCATCTCCATCTGCCGCAACGGGCTGTTTCTCATCCCCGCGCTGTTGGTGCTCCCCCAGTTCTTTGGGCTGGACGGCGTCCTCTACAGCACGGCGGTGTCGGACGTGTGCTCTGTGGCGGTGGTGGGTGTCATCTACCTGGCGGGCATGCGGGACCTGCGCCGAAAGGCGCGCGGGCTGCCGGAGGATTCGCAGGCGCCCGCCGCCGCCAAGCAGATGGGCATGTGA
- a CDS encoding ABC transporter permease — translation MVRYIIKRCFIGVVTLFVLITVTFFLTRLMPGNPFEGDNVSTATLEKFAEEYGLNLPIHRQYVRYVGKLLQGDLGTSFKKPGVSIVSLIAKGAPATMSLGLTAYVSAMFLGIIIGVWEAVSKQEMVRSVLMSLSTLGISVPNFIFAILMMLVFGVWLRWFPTLGLDTPRHYVMPVVTLAVYPVAQISRLVHASFTEAMRMDYVTMAKAKGLRQSTVLFKHILKNALIPVVTNSGPLIAFLMTGSFVVESIFTIPGIGQEFVNSVSNRDYTVIMGLTIFVGALIILCNLVCDVICPLMDPRIKITR, via the coding sequence ATGGTCAGGTATATTATAAAGAGGTGTTTTATCGGGGTGGTGACGCTGTTTGTGCTCATCACGGTGACGTTCTTCCTGACGCGGTTGATGCCCGGCAATCCCTTTGAGGGAGACAACGTCAGTACGGCGACGCTGGAGAAGTTCGCAGAGGAGTACGGACTGAATCTCCCGATCCATCGGCAGTACGTCCGCTATGTCGGCAAACTCCTACAGGGAGACCTCGGGACCTCGTTCAAAAAGCCCGGCGTCTCCATCGTTTCACTCATCGCCAAGGGGGCGCCCGCCACGATGTCGCTCGGGCTGACCGCCTATGTGTCGGCGATGTTTCTCGGGATCATCATCGGCGTCTGGGAGGCGGTCAGCAAGCAGGAGATGGTCAGGAGCGTGCTGATGTCGCTCTCGACGCTCGGCATCAGCGTGCCGAATTTCATCTTCGCCATCCTCATGATGCTGGTCTTCGGCGTGTGGCTACGGTGGTTTCCCACGCTGGGGCTCGACACGCCGAGACATTATGTGATGCCGGTGGTGACATTGGCGGTGTACCCCGTCGCCCAAATCTCCCGCCTGGTACACGCGAGCTTTACCGAGGCCATGCGCATGGACTACGTGACCATGGCGAAAGCAAAGGGGCTGCGACAGTCCACCGTCCTCTTCAAGCACATCTTGAAAAACGCGCTGATTCCGGTGGTCACGAACTCAGGCCCGTTGATCGCCTTCCTGATGACGGGCAGCTTTGTGGTGGAGAGCATCTTCACGATCCCCGGCATTGGGCAGGAGTTTGTCAATTCTGTCTCCAACCGGGACTACACGGTGATCATGGGTCTGACGATCTTCGTCGGCGCGCTGATCATCCTTTGCAATCTCGTGTGCGACGTGATCTGTCCGCTAATGGATCCGCGCATCAAGATCACCCGATAG
- a CDS encoding ABC transporter permease, with translation MDLKTLFLPLDVSRKNDEFIAMESKSFAKDVWQRFCRNRRALFGFVLLSCIVLLAVFGAMASPYTYDGQDTAIRNLPPHVQHWFGTDKFGRDIFTRVLYGVRMSLLIGFVSTAVNFLVGLVYGGVAGYCGGYADMLMMRVCDILHAIPAMLYIILIMLIFGSHVGSILIGICLSGWVGVARIVRAQVLSLKEREYALAAYVLGSSRRRIFFKHLLANSMGALLVTVTLMIPQAIFMEAFLSFIGIGISAPMASLGTLAQDAKTYFQVYPTQILFPIGMICLIIFSLSFISKGLEEAFDPRNRR, from the coding sequence GTGGATCTGAAAACACTGTTTCTGCCGCTGGATGTGTCGCGGAAGAACGACGAATTCATTGCCATGGAGAGCAAGTCCTTCGCGAAGGACGTCTGGCAGCGTTTCTGCCGCAACCGGCGCGCCCTGTTCGGGTTTGTGCTGCTGAGCTGTATCGTGCTCCTCGCCGTCTTCGGCGCCATGGCAAGTCCCTACACCTACGACGGACAGGACACCGCCATCCGCAACCTCCCGCCGCACGTACAGCACTGGTTCGGAACGGACAAATTCGGCCGGGACATCTTTACCCGGGTACTCTACGGTGTGCGGATGAGCCTGCTCATCGGGTTTGTCTCCACTGCCGTCAACTTTCTGGTCGGGCTGGTGTACGGCGGCGTCGCCGGCTACTGCGGCGGATACGCGGATATGCTGATGATGCGTGTGTGCGACATCCTCCACGCCATTCCGGCCATGCTCTACATCATCCTCATCATGCTGATCTTCGGGTCCCATGTCGGGAGCATCTTGATAGGCATCTGTCTCTCGGGGTGGGTGGGCGTCGCGCGGATCGTCCGCGCCCAGGTGCTGTCGCTGAAGGAGCGAGAGTATGCGCTGGCCGCCTATGTCCTCGGGAGCAGCCGGCGGCGGATTTTTTTCAAGCACCTGTTGGCCAATTCGATGGGCGCTCTCCTCGTCACCGTCACGCTGATGATCCCCCAGGCGATCTTTATGGAGGCGTTTTTGAGCTTTATCGGCATCGGTATCTCGGCCCCAATGGCCAGCCTCGGCACGCTCGCGCAGGATGCGAAGACGTATTTTCAAGTGTACCCCACGCAGATCCTCTTTCCGATCGGAATGATCTGCCTGATCATCTTTTCGCTGAGTTTCATCAGCAAGGGCCTGGAGGAGGCGTTCGACCCCAGAAACAGGCGATAG
- a CDS encoding ABC transporter ATP-binding protein: MKLLEVRHMTVAFKTQQGVVRAVRGIDFSVERGEILGIVGESGSGKSVTMLSLMGLLADNGRLLSGEIIFDGEDISPPPRAIGQAGLSLWDRVRGALVHRRAWRIHRERMRTLRGREAAMIFQDPMTYLNPVLRIGTQMTEGLRLHKKCSRRKAYETALSLLRQVGINSPEQRMRQYPFELSGGMRQRIIVAIALSCGPKLLIADEPTTALDVTVQAQLLDLIRTMTRESRTSVVMITHDLGIVATMCDRIAIMYAGEIVEEGRTDEIFYAPMHPYTVGLLGSIANTERSVRQALAPIPGTPPDLLHLTGGCAFAPRCADAMNICLAYRPEPAERSRTQCCRCWKYCKGAAQEIIGRQTRQRGGGADDDADFGGGASLQVL; encoded by the coding sequence TTGAAACTGCTTGAAGTCCGGCATATGACGGTTGCGTTTAAGACGCAGCAGGGTGTCGTGCGGGCGGTCCGCGGCATCGACTTCTCGGTGGAGCGTGGCGAGATCCTCGGAATCGTGGGGGAGTCCGGCTCCGGCAAGAGCGTAACCATGCTCTCGCTCATGGGCCTGCTGGCCGACAACGGCCGCCTGCTCTCGGGAGAGATCATCTTCGATGGGGAGGACATCTCCCCGCCGCCCCGGGCGATCGGACAGGCGGGCCTCTCCCTATGGGACAGGGTGCGCGGCGCGCTTGTGCACCGACGGGCGTGGCGCATACACCGCGAACGGATGCGCACGCTCCGCGGACGCGAAGCGGCCATGATCTTTCAGGACCCGATGACGTACTTAAACCCCGTGTTGAGGATCGGCACACAGATGACCGAGGGCCTCCGGCTCCATAAAAAATGCAGCCGGCGCAAGGCGTACGAGACGGCGCTGTCTCTGCTGCGGCAGGTGGGGATCAACAGCCCGGAACAGCGCATGCGGCAGTATCCGTTTGAACTCTCGGGCGGTATGCGGCAGCGGATCATCGTGGCCATTGCACTCTCGTGTGGGCCGAAGCTCCTCATCGCCGACGAGCCGACGACCGCGCTGGACGTTACCGTCCAGGCCCAACTGCTGGATCTGATCCGGACCATGACCCGGGAGAGCCGCACCTCCGTCGTCATGATCACCCACGACCTCGGCATCGTCGCCACGATGTGCGACCGGATCGCGATCATGTATGCCGGCGAGATCGTGGAGGAGGGGCGTACGGACGAGATCTTTTACGCGCCGATGCACCCCTACACCGTGGGACTGCTCGGCAGCATCGCGAACACGGAGCGCAGCGTCCGGCAGGCGCTGGCGCCGATCCCGGGTACACCGCCCGACTTGCTGCATCTCACCGGCGGGTGTGCCTTCGCGCCGCGCTGTGCGGACGCGATGAACATCTGTCTGGCCTACCGACCGGAACCTGCGGAGCGGAGCCGGACCCAGTGCTGCCGGTGCTGGAAATACTGCAAGGGCGCCGCACAGGAGATCATTGGGCGGCAGACGCGGCAGAGGGGAGGTGGGGCGGATGACGACGCCGATTTTGGAGGTGGCGCATCTCTGCAAGTACTTTAA
- a CDS encoding ABC transporter ATP-binding protein, whose protein sequence is MTTPILEVAHLCKYFNAGHAASGETKKLKAVEDVSFAIAPGETMGLVGESGCGKSTLGRTIVRIHDPTAGRILYKGEDITQRKNKHLLPVRRSMQMIFQDPYASLDPRCTVGDILAEPMEIHRLYTKRERAARVQALLETVGLKPDHIRRYPHEFSGGQRQRISIARTLALDPEFIVCDEPISALDVSIQAQIINLLERIQDKRGLSYLFIAHDLGMVRHISHKIGVMYLGHMMEYGQTADVYDNPYHPYTKALLSAVPVPDPKTARAKQRIVLKGEVFTPIDPPACCLFATRCPHVMARCRRIDPPVCHVAGRRVACHLYTPDFLALRRNGENPIFTDPLGWRADIPV, encoded by the coding sequence ATGACGACGCCGATTTTGGAGGTGGCGCATCTCTGCAAGTACTTTAACGCGGGGCATGCCGCGTCCGGGGAGACAAAAAAACTGAAAGCGGTGGAAGACGTCTCCTTTGCCATCGCGCCGGGCGAGACGATGGGGCTGGTCGGCGAGAGCGGGTGCGGGAAGAGTACGCTGGGCCGGACGATCGTCCGCATCCACGACCCGACCGCGGGCCGCATTCTCTACAAGGGAGAGGACATCACCCAGCGAAAGAACAAACACCTGCTGCCGGTGCGCCGGAGCATGCAGATGATCTTTCAGGACCCGTACGCCAGTCTGGACCCCCGCTGTACGGTGGGCGACATTTTGGCGGAACCGATGGAGATCCACCGCCTGTACACAAAGCGGGAGCGGGCGGCGCGGGTGCAGGCGTTGCTGGAGACGGTCGGGCTGAAACCGGATCACATCCGCCGGTACCCGCATGAATTTTCCGGCGGCCAGCGGCAGCGGATCAGCATCGCGCGGACATTGGCCCTCGACCCGGAGTTCATCGTGTGCGACGAGCCGATCTCCGCGCTGGACGTGTCGATCCAGGCCCAGATCATCAACCTGTTGGAGCGCATCCAGGACAAACGGGGTCTCTCGTATCTCTTCATTGCCCATGACCTCGGCATGGTCCGGCACATCAGCCACAAGATCGGCGTGATGTACCTGGGACACATGATGGAGTACGGACAGACAGCCGACGTGTACGACAACCCATACCACCCTTACACGAAGGCGCTGCTCTCCGCCGTGCCTGTGCCGGACCCAAAGACGGCGCGCGCCAAACAGCGTATCGTGCTCAAAGGCGAGGTGTTCACGCCGATCGACCCGCCGGCCTGCTGCCTGTTTGCGACCCGATGTCCGCACGTCATGGCGCGCTGCCGGCGCATCGACCCGCCGGTGTGCCATGTGGCGGGCCGGCGCGTGGCCTGCCACCTTTACACGCCGGATTTTCTGGCGCTGCGCCGCAACGGAGAGAATCCGATCTTCACGGACCCGCTGGGCTGGCGGGCGGATATCCCGGTCTGA
- a CDS encoding peptide ABC transporter substrate-binding protein, whose translation MKTMKTMGLLLMSAALVLTAAACGAGAGPEGAETRSGVLKKSITMKGGAMEGSLDPAGVAISSYVEYAKLCIDPLVSFDSQGTLIYEATESHTVNEDQTIWTFRLRADGKWSDGSPVVAADFLNTIRRCLAPDGQSIYADQLYVIRGAQEAHEDPALLDSIGVSVPDEYTLEFTLKQPCAYFLKLLTLPVFAPSKEGLAMNSDPAWYTNPATSLGNGAFYMTEYVQDERYVLAKNPHYHSADRVKIDEVVVRTITDSTAAVAAYKSGEVDVASGLPAYILDEYKEKEDLYIWNMQTTKFILPNLNVAPLDDVRVRQAIALGIDRASVCAAVGSDYIPTTSFVAKSMISNASDKPFSEEKAPLFTEDVALARQLLAEAGYPGGEGFPTLTYSYPNTETDSDLAQAIQAQLKDNLGVNLELNGMEMQVFSSERRAGNFTLSRHSWTADYTDPINYLSLYTSYSGNNDNGVNDAEFDRLVEASNLAMEPAARNELLHEAEARLVANQFYVIPVNTQIYVGLRNPKITGVTVNDRGEGMYRFADLLP comes from the coding sequence ATGAAAACGATGAAAACGATGGGTCTGCTGCTGATGAGCGCCGCACTGGTTCTGACCGCGGCCGCCTGCGGGGCCGGAGCCGGTCCGGAGGGCGCGGAGACGCGAAGCGGTGTTCTGAAAAAGAGCATCACGATGAAGGGCGGCGCGATGGAGGGTTCCCTTGACCCGGCCGGCGTCGCGATCTCCTCCTATGTCGAGTACGCGAAACTTTGTATCGACCCGCTCGTCTCCTTCGACAGCCAGGGCACGCTGATCTACGAGGCCACCGAAAGCCACACGGTGAACGAGGACCAGACGATCTGGACCTTCCGGCTGCGCGCGGACGGCAAGTGGAGCGACGGTTCTCCGGTGGTGGCGGCCGATTTTCTCAACACGATCCGGCGCTGTCTCGCGCCGGACGGCCAGTCCATCTATGCGGACCAGCTCTATGTGATCCGGGGCGCGCAGGAGGCGCATGAGGACCCGGCCCTTCTCGACAGTATCGGCGTGTCCGTGCCAGATGAATACACACTGGAGTTCACGCTGAAACAGCCCTGCGCGTACTTTCTCAAACTCCTGACGCTGCCGGTGTTCGCGCCGTCGAAGGAGGGGCTCGCGATGAACAGCGATCCCGCCTGGTACACAAACCCGGCCACCAGTCTCGGAAATGGCGCGTTTTACATGACGGAGTATGTACAGGACGAGCGGTATGTACTCGCGAAGAACCCGCATTACCACAGCGCCGATCGGGTGAAGATTGACGAGGTCGTCGTGCGTACGATCACCGACAGCACGGCGGCGGTCGCCGCCTACAAGTCCGGTGAGGTGGACGTAGCCTCCGGCTTGCCGGCGTATATTCTGGACGAGTACAAAGAAAAGGAGGATCTGTACATCTGGAACATGCAGACGACGAAGTTCATTTTGCCGAACCTAAACGTAGCGCCGCTGGACGACGTCCGTGTGCGGCAAGCCATCGCGCTCGGGATCGACCGGGCCTCGGTCTGTGCGGCGGTGGGCAGCGACTATATCCCCACCACTTCGTTTGTGGCCAAGTCGATGATCTCAAACGCCTCCGACAAGCCGTTCAGCGAGGAGAAGGCGCCACTGTTTACCGAGGACGTCGCACTGGCCCGGCAGCTACTTGCCGAGGCCGGTTATCCGGGTGGAGAGGGCTTCCCGACGCTCACTTACAGCTATCCGAACACCGAGACGGACTCCGACCTTGCCCAGGCGATCCAAGCCCAGCTCAAGGACAACCTCGGCGTCAATCTTGAATTGAACGGCATGGAGATGCAAGTCTTTTCCTCCGAGCGCCGCGCGGGGAATTTCACGCTCAGCCGCCACAGCTGGACGGCGGACTACACCGACCCAATCAACTACCTGTCTCTGTATACCTCCTACTCGGGCAACAACGACAACGGCGTGAACGACGCCGAGTTTGACCGCCTGGTCGAGGCGTCCAACCTCGCGATGGAGCCTGCCGCACGAAATGAACTGCTGCACGAGGCCGAGGCGCGGCTGGTGGCGAACCAGTTCTATGTGATCCCCGTCAACACACAGATCTACGTCGGCCTCCGCAACCCGAAGATCACGGGCGTCACCGTGAACGACCGGGGCGAGGGGATGTACCGTTTTGCGGATCTTCTGCCCTGA
- a CDS encoding aminotransferase class I/II-fold pyridoxal phosphate-dependent enzyme, which produces MIERLIKPGIRQIPPYIPGDTDESARRYQVQEIFKLASNENQLGASPKALEAIRAAIPSAHIYPDPFCAGLRAKIGQAFGFADPADHVTISVGASGAIALLGEIFIGAGDEVVYCEPTFGAYAGAVRRNFGTPAVRPLTAGGAFDLAAMRAAVTDRTKMIFLCNPNNPTGGAVDPAALRAFIHSLPDHVVLVVDEAYIEFADDPAASVVSEIAEDINLVVLRTFSKLYGLAGMRIGYTLTNREIHGVLQRSTSVFVAGRLALAAADAALSDTDFTAESVRVVQAGRRFLTEALTAMGCRVYPSQANFLYVDTGYNPAALAAACKERGLIIRGNFACTRITVGTPYQNGRVVEILRDVMASGAAGEAFDT; this is translated from the coding sequence ATGATTGAGCGGTTGATCAAACCGGGCATCCGGCAGATTCCGCCCTACATCCCGGGGGACACCGATGAGAGCGCCCGCCGGTACCAGGTACAGGAGATTTTCAAACTGGCCTCCAACGAAAACCAGCTCGGCGCTTCGCCGAAGGCGCTGGAGGCGATACGTGCGGCGATCCCATCCGCCCACATCTATCCGGATCCCTTCTGTGCGGGGCTGCGTGCGAAAATCGGCCAGGCCTTCGGCTTCGCAGACCCGGCCGACCATGTGACGATCTCCGTCGGTGCCAGCGGGGCCATTGCGCTGCTGGGAGAGATCTTCATCGGCGCGGGCGACGAAGTCGTCTACTGCGAACCCACATTCGGCGCATACGCCGGGGCAGTTCGGCGCAATTTCGGCACGCCGGCGGTCCGGCCGCTCACAGCCGGCGGAGCCTTTGACCTGGCCGCCATGCGGGCGGCGGTCACGGACAGGACAAAGATGATCTTTCTCTGCAACCCCAACAACCCGACGGGAGGCGCGGTGGACCCGGCCGCGCTCCGGGCGTTTATCCACAGTCTGCCCGACCATGTGGTGCTGGTGGTGGACGAGGCGTACATCGAGTTTGCCGACGACCCGGCGGCCAGCGTGGTGTCCGAGATCGCGGAGGACATCAACCTCGTGGTTCTGCGCACGTTTTCGAAACTGTACGGCCTGGCGGGGATGCGGATCGGTTACACGCTCACAAACCGGGAGATCCACGGCGTGCTGCAGCGGAGCACCAGTGTCTTCGTCGCCGGCCGGCTGGCCTTGGCGGCGGCCGACGCGGCGCTCTCCGACACGGATTTTACGGCGGAGAGCGTCCGGGTCGTCCAGGCGGGGCGGCGCTTTCTGACGGAGGCGCTGACGGCGATGGGCTGCCGGGTGTACCCGTCCCAGGCCAATTTCCTGTATGTGGACACGGGATACAACCCCGCGGCGCTGGCGGCGGCCTGTAAGGAGCGCGGCCTTATCATTCGGGGCAACTTTGCCTGTACCCGCATCACCGTGGGCACGCCGTACCAAAACGGACGCGTGGTGGAGATTCTGCGGGATGTCATGGCGTCCGGCGCGGCGGGCGAGGCTTTTGACACTTGA